The following are encoded together in the Coturnix japonica isolate 7356 chromosome 8, Coturnix japonica 2.1, whole genome shotgun sequence genome:
- the PDC gene encoding phosducin yields MEENANTSLEEDFEGQATHTGPKGVINDWRKFKLESEDKDSLPLSKKEILRQMSSPHRSFSKDDKDTRERFCRKMSMQEYELINDEKEDESCLQKYRKRCMQDMHQRLSFGPKYGYLCELQNGEQFLEAIEKERKTTTVIVHIYEDGIKGCDALNSSLTCLAAEYTTVKFCKIKASNTGAGDRFSDEVLPTLLVYKGGELLSNFISVSEQFNEEFFAVDVESFLNEYGLLPERELPALGNVNTDEQDVE; encoded by the exons atggaagaaaatgcaaacaccAGTTTGGAAGAAGATTTCGAAGGACAAGCTACACACACAG GGCCCAAAGGTGTGATCAATGACTGGAGAAAGTTTAAATTAGAAAGTGAAGATAAAGACTCCTTGCCCTTgagcaagaaagaaattcttaGACAAATGTCTTCACCACACAGGTCCTTCAGTAAAGATGATAAAGATACCAGAGAGCGATTCTGCCGTAAg ATGAGTATGCAGGAGTATGAATTAATAAATGatgagaaagaagatgaaagttGCCTACAAAAATACCGTAAACGCTGCATGCAGGATATGCACCAAAGGCTGAGTTTTGGGCCTAAATATGGCTATCTGTGTGAGCTGCAAAATGGAGAACAGTTCCTGGAAGCCATTGAAAAAGAACGCAAAACTACCACCGTCATCGTTCACATTTATGAAGATGGTATCAAGGGCTGTGATGCTCTGAACAGCAGCTTAACCTGCCTTGCAGCAGAGTACACTACTGTGAAGTTCTGCAAGATCAAGGCCTCAAACACCGGGGCTGGAGACCGCTTCTCAGATGAAGTGCTTCCCACTCTGCTAGTCTATAAGGGTGGAGAGCTTCTGAGCAATTTCATCAGCGTTTCTGAACAATTCAATGAGGAATTCTTTGCTGTGGATGTGGAGTCTTTCCTAAATGAGTATGGGCTGCTACCTGAAAGGGAGCTTCCAGCACTGGGAAATGTCAACACGGATGAGCAAGATGTTGAATAG